The Pelmatolapia mariae isolate MD_Pm_ZW linkage group LG10_11, Pm_UMD_F_2, whole genome shotgun sequence genome includes a region encoding these proteins:
- the LOC134636862 gene encoding galanin receptor type 1, protein MNLTDSVWLLEEPWNLSRVEEEDEKLLFGIGTDNFITLLVFGLIFTLGVLGNSMVITVLARSKPGKPRSTTNIFILNLSIADLSYLLFCIPFQSTIYMMPTWVLGAFICKFIHYFFTVSMLVSIFTLSAMSVDRYIAIVHSRKSSSIRVAKHALIGVVVIWILSLAMAAPIMYYQNIFQRGENHTFCWEVWPDQNQKKIYVVCTFIFGYVLPLLLISFCYAKVLNHLHKKLRNMSKKSEASKKKTAQTVLVVVVVFCLSWLPHHVVHLWVEFGTFPLNQASFVLRVAAHCLAYSNSSVNPVIYAFLSENFRKAYKQVFKCQIGTSDSPLNDIKDIRSKADTPPSTNCTNV, encoded by the exons ATGAACTTGACGGACTCTGTTTGGCTCTTGGAAGAGCCCTGGAACCTCAGCCgtgtggaggaggaggacgagaaACTTTTATTCGGGATCGGCACGGATAATTTCATCACGCTTCTGGTTTTCGGGCTCATCTTTACGCTCGGCGTGCTGGGCAACTCCATGGTGATCACCGTGCTGGCCCGGAGCAAACCGGGAAAACCTCGAAGCACCACCAACATATTCATCCTGAACCTAAGCATAGCAGACCTGTCTTATCTGCTTTTCTGCATCCCTTTCCAGTCCACTATCTACATGATGCCCACTTGGGTGCTCGGTGCGTTTATTTGCAAATTCATCCACTACTTCTTCACTGTTTCTATGCTGGTCAGCATCTTCACCCTGTCCGCTATGTCAGTGGACCGATACATTGCCATCGTTCACTCCAGAAAGTCGTCCTCTATTCGTGTGGCGAAGCACGCTCTTATTGGGGTGGTGGTGATTTGGATACTCTCCCTGGCCATGGCTGCGCCTATCATGTATTACCAGAATATTTTTCAGAGAGGGGAAAATCACACCTTTTGCTGGGAAGTGTGGCCGGATCAGAACCAGAAGAAGATCTATGTGGTTTGCACGTTTATCTTTGGTTATGTGCTGCCTCTGTTGCTCATTTCTTTCTGTTATGCAAAG GTGTTAAATCACTTGcacaaaaaactaagaaatatGTCCAAAAAATCAGAGGCATCAAAGAAAAAG ACTGCTCAGACGGTgcttgtggtggtggtggtgttctGCCTGTCGTGGCTCCCTCATCACGTAGTTCACCTCTGGGTGGAGTTTGGGACCTTCCCGCTAAACCAAGCCTCCTTTGTATTGCGGGTGGCTGCACACTGCCTGGCGTACAGCAATTCATCAGTCAACCCGGTCATCTACGCCTTCCTGTCGGAGAACTTCAGAAAGGCCTATAAGCAGGTGTTTAAATGCCAGATTGGTACCAGTGACTCCCCGCTCAATGACATCAAGGACATTCGTAGCAAAGCGGATACGCCGCCCTCAACTAACTGCACAAATGTTTGA